The following proteins are encoded in a genomic region of Primulina huaijiensis isolate GDHJ02 chromosome 3, ASM1229523v2, whole genome shotgun sequence:
- the LOC140972827 gene encoding chromo domain protein LHP1-like, which translates to MKGGKRSSSADPVQSPYPPSPPTPTDFSDGGDATEVVEEKEGPRSEEGSDKFEAAEEALEEREGEDEDSGAEKDYEPSETFYIAEVDTEEAEGDRVKLAEGYYEIESVRRKRVRKGQVQYLIKWRGWSEAANTWEPLDNLLQCSDIIDAYEESLKTGKSRPTRKRKRQTGITHAQIKKKQHFPKQKLPKRQQSPAAATYNVPSHVVRISEDPISFTRLNDFSSIHNSWETYVSSGNSIEVSKGINENGARIVSVERGEEKELNELNLKLCELKGATTISMEDAKRIAITPEEGQPKGGDILPNGSSKADAVDTYQSGRCTGAKKRKSGSVKRFKQDLTSYSMNGAQNAVAICAAIEPMVVQHSDFLGSYTNCQNKYADSKTTCSIAQIIKPISYKASISNNIQEVLVAFEAMRSDGSKVTVDNKFLKANNPLLLIDFYEKHLRYSPTR; encoded by the exons ATGAAAGGTGGGAAAAGGAGCAGCAGTGCTGACCCCGTACAATCCCCCTACCCACCCTCACCTCCCACCCCAACCGACTTCAGCGACGGTGGCGATGCGACTGAGGTGGTGGAGGAGAAAGAGGGTCCCCGTAGTGAAGAGGGGAGCGACAAATTCGAAGCTGCTGAAGAAGCTCTCGAAGAGAGAGAAGGAGAAGACGAGGATTCGGGAGCTGAGAAAGATTACGAACCGTCGGAAACCTTTTATATTGCAGAGGTGGACACGGAGGAGGCCGAGGGTGATAGGGTGAAGCTTGCTGAGGGATACTATGAGATTGAGAGCGTCCGCAGAAAGCGCGTCCGGAAG GGTCAAGTTCAGTATCTCATTAAATG GCGAGGCTGGTCGGAGGCAGCAAATACATGGGAACCTCTGGATAACTTGTTGCAATGTTCAGATATTATTGATGCATATGAAGAAAG TTTGAAAACCGGAAAAAGTAGGCCAACACGCAAGAGGAAGCGCCAAACTGGCATTACTCATGCTCAGATTAAGAAAAAGCAGCATTTTCCGAAGCAGAAGTTGCCGAAGCGGCAGCAATCCCCTGCAGCCGCCACTTATAATGTGCCTTCTCATGTTGTCAGGATCTCTGAGGATCCTATTTCCTTCACCAGGCTGAATGACTTTAGCAGCATACATAATAGTTGGGAGACATATGTAAGCAGTGGAAACAGCATTGAAGTGTCCAAGGGAATAAATGAGAATGGTGCGAGAATAGTTTCTGTTGAGAGAGGAGAAGAAAAGGAGCTAAATGAGTTGAATTTGAAGCTTTGTGAACTGAAGGGAGCAACGACCATCAGCATGGAAGACGCTAAGAGGATTGCTATTACTCCTGAGGAAGGTCAACCGAAAGGAGGAGATATACTGCCAAATGGATCGAGTAAAGCTGATGCTGTGGACACTTACCAATCAGGTCGTTGTACCGGGGCCAAAAAGAGGAAATCTGGTTCAGTCAAGAGGTTCAAGCAAGATCTAACATCATACTCCATGAATGGTGCACAGAATGCAGTAGCAATATGTGCTGCAATAGAACCTATGGTTGTTCAACATTCAGATTTTCTGGGGAGTTATACAAATTGCCAGAATAAGTATGCTGATTCCAAAACAACATGCTCCATTGCTCAGATTATCAAACCCATAAGCTACAAAGCTTCCATATCAAACAACATCCAAGAAGTCTTGGTAGCCTTTGAGGCAATGAG GTCTGATGGATCTAAAGTTACTGTGGataacaaatttttgaaagccAACAATCCCCTCTTG CTGATAGACTTTTATGAGAAACATTTGAGGTATAGTCCAACACGATGA
- the LOC140974622 gene encoding non-specific lipid-transfer protein 8-like, which translates to MEQSSIPIVPSLAAAFLIILYVVLPSSEAAISCSDVIMDMQPCVNYLISGIGPPPAPCCAGVSNLASTATTTTDKQTACTCLKNASRNINLKPELAKSLPENCGISLPFAVSPDVDCSE; encoded by the coding sequence ATGGAACAATCTTCAATACCGATAGTTCCTTCCCTAGCCGCAGCTTTCTTGATCATACTCTATGTTGTACTTCCATCTTCCGAAGCTGCGATTTCGTGCAGTGACGTGATAATGGACATGCAGCCCTGTGTCAACTACTTGATTAGTGGCATCGGACCGCCACCGGCCCCTTGCTGTGCAGGCGTATCGAATCTTGCTTCAACTGCCACAACCACAACAGATAAGCAGACTGCTTGTACCTGTCTTAAGAATGCTTCCAGGAACATTAATCTGAAGCCCGAGCTTGCTAAATCCCTTCCAGAGAATTGCGGGATTTCGTTGCCATTTGCTGTTTCGCCAGATGTTGATTGCTCCGAGTAA